The genomic region AGCCCGGTCAGCCCGCTCGCCGTGCGCAGCTGTCCGACCGGCGTGACCGGCCGTCCCTGCAACGCGTACAGCCGCCCGATCCGGGCGAAGGTCACCGCCGGGTCCACCACCCCGGTCTTCAGCTCCACGGCGCAGCTCGCCCCGCCCTGCGCGGCGGAGACGCTGTCCGGGGGCTGGCCGGCCGCCTGCCGGAACCCGGCCAGCGGACTCAGGTCCACCCGCGCCGTGCCCGCGCCATCAGCGGCGCGCAGCAGCGCCTCGTCCCCGGCCCGCACGGGCACGGCTGGTTCGGCCACGGTGGCATCGGCCAGCAGCGGCAGCACCAGCATGCCGAACACCCCGGCGAGCACGCCCAGCGCGCCCCACAGACCACGCCACTCGATCACCGGACCGCGCATCGCTCCACAGTGGACCGGCGGGGTACCGGTGGCAACAACGCGAACACCCCCTGTTCGAGTGACGAACAGGGGGTGCCGAGGTCTGGCTTCAGCTGTGGTCGGTCAGCGCCGGGGTCTCCGCCGCGGACTGCGCCGGGCTGGCCGGCGGTGGTGGCGGGGGCGGCGGCGGGTTGTTCTCGGTGCTGCGGCCACCGCTGCTGCTGTTGCCACCGCTGGGCGACTCCGACGGCGAGGTGGTCGTGCTCGACGGCGGGGTGGTCGTGGTGGTGCTCGGCGGCGTGGTCGTGGTCGACGGCGGCGTCGTGGTGGTGCTCGGTGGCGGCGCGGGCGGATCCGACTTGGAGCTCGTCGTGGCCGGCGGCGGCACCACCACCGGCGGCGGCTGCTCCGACGGGTTGCCGGTGCCCGGCGTCGGCGGCTCGCCGACCTGTTCCGTCAGCGTCTCGTGCTGCTGGGCCAGGGTGTCCTTGCCGTCCTCGGCCGCGACCGCGGCCAGCGCGGCGGCGGCCCGTTCCAGCGCGGCCTTGGCGATGTCCGGCCTGCCCTGCCGCAGCGCGTTGGTGGCGATGTCCAGATCCGCGCGCACCGAGGCGGCGGCCTCCACCGACCGGGCGTGGTCGGCGTAGAGCACCCTGGTCAGTCCCCAGAGGGTGTCGCCGGGCTCGGCGGTGCGGGCGGCCAGCCCGACCCCGGTGAACCCGATCGCGAGCACCGCCGCGGCCGTGGCCAGCGGAATGAGGAAGCGGTGCCGCCGACGGCTCTGCGTCTTGGCGGCCTCGATGGTGGCCAGCGCGGTGTCGATGTCGACCAGCTCGCCGATCGGCTCCGCGTCCACGTCCCGCCGCCAGGACAGCAGCAGGGCGGAGAGCTCCTGGTCGCCGAGGGAGCGGTTCGCGTCGTGGTGCGTGCCGGCCAGGCTGTCCAGCAGCATGTCGTCCGCGCGGACGGCCATCAGGTCGACCGGCCCGTCGACCTCGCCGTGGTCGGTGGTCAACGGGTCCTCGGGCGCCAGTGCCCCGGCGCGCCGCCGTGCCAGTTCGACGTCACCTTGGTTGTGCTGCTCGGCCATGTTCAGACCACCTCCTCCGGTGCCAAGGTCTTGCGGAGCCTGGCGAGCGCCCGATGCTGGGCCACCCGCACCGCTCCCGGGGTTGAGCCGACCGCGTCCGCGGTCTCCTCTGCGGACAGACCCACCACGACCCGGAGGAGCAGGATCTCCCGCTGCTTCGCGGGCAGCACCCGCAACAGCTGGGCCATCCGTTCGGACAGCTCACCGTGCATGGCCCGCTGTTCCGGACCGGCCTCGGTCTCCGGGGCGTCAGGCACCTCGGGGACCGGTTCCGACCGGTTGCGAGCAGCGCTGCGATGCGCGTCAGCCACCTTGTGCGCGGCAATGCCGTACACAAATGCCAGGAACGGGCGTCCCTGGTCGCGATAGCTGGGCAACGCCGTCAGCACGGCGAGACACACCTCCTGGGCGACGTCGTCCGCGGAAGCGTACGAACGTTCCTGCCTGCCTACCCGGGCGCGGCAGTACCGCACCACCAAGGGACGGATCGACGCCAGCAGACGGCCGATCGACTCTCGGTCGCCGCCGATCGCGGCGCCTACGACGGCGTCCAGTCCGTCCCCCGTGTTGGTCATCGTGGTGAGTAGCCCTGGTGTTACGCGCTGGCGGACTGACATAGAACGATTCACCGACCGTGGCCCGCCCTCCCGGTCGGCTTCACCGTACCCGCCGGGGTGCGGAGAAGAGAGTGCCGGGGCGAAGACCGTGGGGAAAGCGAGACCAGGGACTGCGAGGTCCTGGCCTCGGATGAATGGGGCTGAGCATGACAGCAGGTAGCCCGGCGACACGCCGAGCTACCTGCTTCGTCAGTGAGTGTGTGGGCCGTGGTGGTCAGGAGACCAGGCCGCGGCGGAAACCGTGCGCGACCGCCTGGGCGCGGTCCCGGACGCCGAGCTTGCGGAACAGCCGCCGGGCGTGCGTCTTCACCGTGTCCTCGGACAGGTACAGCTCGCGACCGATCTGGCCGTTGCTCTTGCCCTGGCTCATGCCGCGCAGGACCTGCAGTTCACGCTCGGTGAGCTGCACGCCCGGGTCGGACGGCTGCCGAGGGGCGGGCACCGAGGTGCTCGCCAGGGTGTGCGCCAGCGCGGCGACCAGCTCGGGCCGCGAGGCGTCCCAGCGCAGGTACCCACGGGCGCCGCCGGCGATGGCCGCGGCGATGCTGCCCGCGTCGTCCGGAGCGCCGAAGACGATCACGTTGGCCTGCGGGTGCGCCGAGACGAGACGCCGAGTGGCCTCCACCCCGGTCGGCACCGCGCGCTGGGTTCCCACCAGGACGACGTCGACCGCCTGCCGGGAGAAGCGCGCGAGCAGCTCGTCGCCGTGACCGACACAGTCGATGCGGCTGACCCCAGGGACGGCCGACATCACGCGAGTGAGACCCTCCCGGACGCTTCGCCGGTCATCACAGATCAAGACCGTCGTCACCGGGGACTCCTTCCTACAGCTGAGTGACGTTCCAACTCCCCTATCGGACGCTGACGGCGGAACCTTGACACGATCTGGTGCTTAATCCGTCAAGAAATTCATCCGGCTGGCCGCATCCCCCGGTTCACTAGAACGGAGCAACCACGAGGGTAACCACGCAGATCGGGCGGCCAACCGCCGTCCGGACGCGTCGGTACGGCCTAACACCGTGGTCAGAGCGTCGCGAGCGCCATTCCGGTGATATCCGACCCGATCGGGTTCAGCCTCCGACAGCAGTAACGCTGGCGGCCAGACGAGCGGCCAGAGACCGTGCCGACTGGCGTTTTTGATCACCCTGCGTAGAAAATCCACTCCGGTGGGTAACCCGAGGACCTGCTCCGTCACGCCCAGGACCAGCTCTGACTTGGTTTGATGGCGCACCGAAGACGTGGTGTGAGCTACGTCACATGCCAGTTTACTGGCTGGTAGGGCCCGGTGCGGATGACCTTGGGCGAGCGCGATCTCGGCCTCGACCCAGCCGATGCGGACCCGGGGACGCCAGGAGGGGTCACTTCCGAGAGTCGAAACCGCTTCACCGTGCAACCGGGCGGCGGCGGTGAGGCGACCGCGGCCGATCGCGTCGGCGGCCAGGCCCAGGAGGACGTCGACGACGATGGCGCGGAGGGACTCGGGAGAGGGCGGGGGCTCGGCGGGCGGGGCGGTGGGCCGCGCGGCGGCGGGCGCGGCGGGCAGGGTCGCGGCGGTCAGCGGCGCGGCGGTGGCGGGCGGGGTGGCGATCAACGGCGTGGCGGCGGGCGCCGCGGTGGCGGTCAGCGGCGCGGTGGCGGGCGGCAGGGGGTAGAGCCCCGCTTCGGCGAGCCTGCGCAGGGCCTCTCCGTCATATCCCGCGGCCGCGGTGTGCGCGCCCAGCTGCCTGCGGTGCGAGGCCAGCGCGGTCCAGGCCGCGGCGGACAGCACCGGGTCCGGGCCGCGGCCCAGGCGGGTGAGGGTGGTCAGGGCGGCGGCGTAGTGGCCCTGGCCCCCCAGGGCGACCGCGGCGTACCAGGCGGCCCAGCCGGTGGTGGCGGCCTCGGCGAAGACGTTCTCGGCCGGGCGGTCGCCGAAGGCCGCCGCCCGCACCCGGTCCAGGTTCACCCCAGGGACGCTTCCAGACGGGCCGCGGTCTCGGCGAGGGTGCCTGCCCGGCGGATCCGGTCGGGCAGCTCGGCCTCCGCCCAGCCCGGTCCGCAGGCGAACATCGGCACCCGGCCCTTGACCCGGTGGAAGAACCTCGGCTCGGCCTGGCCAGGGTCGGCGGCCCAGAACAGGATCGCGGCCGGGGACAGTCGCCGGGCCAGCGCGGCCAGCGCCTCGGCAGGGAAGGCGGCCAGCAGCACGGTGGCCGGGATGCCCCGCTGGACGAGCGCGGTGGCCAGCACCCTGGGCGGCAGCGCGGCCGGGTCGGCGGAGAACAACAGCACCGGGTTGTCATGGGCGGGCAGGGGCGCGCCTACCTCGGCGGTGGCCAGCGCGGCGCGCACGCACTGCGCGGCCAGGTGGCTGACCGGGGCCAGCTCGCGTTCGGCCAGCGCGGCCAGCACCGGGCCGGCCAGCTGGTCCCAGGCCGCGGCCACCCCGTCCTCGGCGATGGCCTCGGCGAGCACCGCCTGCGCGGCCGGGGCGTCCATGGCCAGCAGCGCCCGGCCCAGGCCGCGGGCCCGGCGGCTCGCGCCCGGCAGCCGCAGGCCGCGGCCGATCCGGTGCGCGGGCCTGCGCGGCGGTTCGGCCGGGGCGTCGGTGTCCTCGGTGGAGCTGCGGGCGTAGCGGGCGGCCTCGGCCGGGGCCGCCCCGCGCAGCAGCGCGCGGTGCATCCGCTCCAGCCGGGCGATGTCGGCGGGGCCGTAGCGGCGGTGCCGCCCGGTGGTGTGGTCGCTGGGACCGAGGCCGTAGCGGCGGTCCCAGGTGCGCAGGGTGGCCGGGGCGACGCCGAGCCGGCCGGCCATCGCGGCCACGGTCAACCAGAGGGAGGACTCCTCGTCGCCAGTTCTCGGGACGAGCGCGGACGGCGCGGGATGTCGCCGCGTCGGCCGGGGTATACCCGGACCTGTCGATCTCGTCACGTGTTCATGTTCAGGTCGGGGTCACCCGGTCGGCAACCTGAGTCAGGTGGTGCAGGCCGCTGACAAGCCATTTTGATCACCCGGCGTTGAACTAGGTCTGACGAGCCTAGCGATTGAACAAGTTTTGGCGCGGTTCTACGGTTGATCAAGGTTAGATCCGGGCACCCCACGGCACGACGACACATCAACTCCGGCAAGAAGGTGGTCGCGATGGCTGACACCCGGCGACTCCCCGGCCCGAACGCGGACCTGTGGGACTGGCAGTTGCGCGGCTCCTGCCGCGGTATGGACAGTGCGTTCTTCTTCCACCCCGACGGTGAGCGGGGACCAGCAAGGGCACGGCGCGAGGCCAAGGCCAAAGCGGTGTGCGAGGCGTGCCCAGTGCTCGCCCAGTGTCGTCGGCACGCTCTCGCCGTCCAGGAGCCGTACGGCATCTGGGGCGGGATGTCGGAGTCCGAACGAGAGTCGATCATCAGCAACCGCCGGCGCAAGCTGGCCCTGACCCCAGCTCCGGCCTGAACCCGCCGGAGTCCGCCGCCATACGCGCAGCCACCGCACAACCCCTTCTGACGACTTAGGGCGACACCCCCGGATCCGGGAGGTGCCGCCCTTGTCGTTCGTCACGCGTGCTTCGTTACCAGCCGAAGGTCAGTGGCCGTGCCCGTGACCGTGGCCGTGCCCGGAGCCCGCGGGCTCGTCGTCCTTCTTCTCCACCACGGACGCCTCGGTGGTGAGCACCATCCGGGCGATCGAGGCGGCGTTGGCCACCGCGGAACGGGTGACCTTGACCGGGTCGACCACACCGTCGGCGATCAGGTCGCCGTAGGTGAGGGTGGCCGCGTTGAAGCCCTGGCCCCACTCCGAGTCCTTGACCTTGTGCACCACGACCGAGCCTTCCAGCCCGCCGTTGGCCGCGATCCAGAACAGCGGCGCGTTGAGCGCCTCGCGCACGATGGCCACACCGGTGGCCTCGTCGCCGGTCAGGCCCAGGTTGCCGTCGAGCTCCTTGGCCGCGTGCACCAGGGCGGAACCGCCGCCGGGCACGATGCCCTCCTCGACCGCGGCCTTGGTGGCGGCGACCGCGTCCTCGATGCGGTGCTTGCGCTCCTTGAGCTCGGTCTCGGTGGCCGCGCCGACCTTGATCACCGCGATGCCGCCGGAGAGCTTGGCCAGCCGCTCCTGGAGCTTCTCGCGGTCCCAGTCGGAGTCGGTGGCCTCGATCTCCCGGCGGATCTGCTCGATGCGCGCGTCCACCCCGGCCCGGTCGCCACCGCCGTCGACGATGGTGGTGGTGTCCTTGGTGACCACGACGCGGCGAACCTTGCCGAGCACCTCCAGACCGACCTCGGAGAGCTTGAGCCCGACCTCGGGCGCCACCACCTGGCCGCCCAGGACGGCGGCGAGGTCGTCCAGGAACGCCTTGCGGCGGTCACCGAAGTACGGCGCCTTGACCGCGGTGACCCGCAGCGTCTTGCGCAGCGAGTTGACCACCAGGGTGGACAGGGCCTCGCCCTCGACGTCCTCGGCGATGATCAGCAGCGGCTTGCCGGCCTCGGCGGTCTTCTCCAGCACCGGCAGCAGGTCGGCCAGGGCGGAGATCTTGTCCTTGTGCAGCAGGACGAAAGCGTCCTCCAGCACGGCCTCCTGCGCCTCCTGGTCGGTGGCGAAGTAGGCGGAGATGTAGCCCTTGTCGAACTGCACGCCCTCGGTCACGTCCAGCTCGGTGGCCAGGCTGGAGGACTCCTCGACGGTGATCACACCGTCTTCGCCCACCCGCTCGATGGCCTCGCCGAGCAGCGCGCCGATCGACTCGTCGCGGGAGGCGACGGTGCCGACCTGGGCGATGTTGTCGCGGCCCTTGACCGGGGTGGCGCGCGCCTTGAGCGCCTCCACCACGGCGTCCGAAGCCGCCTGGATGCCCTTGCCCAGCGAGGCCGGGTTGGCGCCGGCGGCCAC from Crossiella sp. CA-258035 harbors:
- a CDS encoding WhiB family transcriptional regulator, which gives rise to MADTRRLPGPNADLWDWQLRGSCRGMDSAFFFHPDGERGPARARREAKAKAVCEACPVLAQCRRHALAVQEPYGIWGGMSESERESIISNRRRKLALTPAPA
- a CDS encoding anti-sigma-D factor RsdA, which translates into the protein MAEQHNQGDVELARRRAGALAPEDPLTTDHGEVDGPVDLMAVRADDMLLDSLAGTHHDANRSLGDQELSALLLSWRRDVDAEPIGELVDIDTALATIEAAKTQSRRRHRFLIPLATAAAVLAIGFTGVGLAARTAEPGDTLWGLTRVLYADHARSVEAAASVRADLDIATNALRQGRPDIAKAALERAAAALAAVAAEDGKDTLAQQHETLTEQVGEPPTPGTGNPSEQPPPVVVPPPATTSSKSDPPAPPPSTTTTPPSTTTTPPSTTTTTPPSSTTTSPSESPSGGNSSSGGRSTENNPPPPPPPPPASPAQSAAETPALTDHS
- a CDS encoding response regulator transcription factor, with protein sequence MTTVLICDDRRSVREGLTRVMSAVPGVSRIDCVGHGDELLARFSRQAVDVVLVGTQRAVPTGVEATRRLVSAHPQANVIVFGAPDDAGSIAAAIAGGARGYLRWDASRPELVAALAHTLASTSVPAPRQPSDPGVQLTERELQVLRGMSQGKSNGQIGRELYLSEDTVKTHARRLFRKLGVRDRAQAVAHGFRRGLVS
- the groL gene encoding chaperonin GroEL (60 kDa chaperone family; promotes refolding of misfolded polypeptides especially under stressful conditions; forms two stacked rings of heptamers to form a barrel-shaped 14mer; ends can be capped by GroES; misfolded proteins enter the barrel where they are refolded when GroES binds) produces the protein MAKHISFDEQARRALERGVNQLADAVKVTLGPRGRHVVLDKKFGGPTVTNDGVTIAREIELPDAFENLGAQLAKTVATKTNDVAGDGTTTATVLAQAMVRVGLRNVAAGANPASLGKGIQAASDAVVEALKARATPVKGRDNIAQVGTVASRDESIGALLGEAIERVGEDGVITVEESSSLATELDVTEGVQFDKGYISAYFATDQEAQEAVLEDAFVLLHKDKISALADLLPVLEKTAEAGKPLLIIAEDVEGEALSTLVVNSLRKTLRVTAVKAPYFGDRRKAFLDDLAAVLGGQVVAPEVGLKLSEVGLEVLGKVRRVVVTKDTTTIVDGGGDRAGVDARIEQIRREIEATDSDWDREKLQERLAKLSGGIAVIKVGAATETELKERKHRIEDAVAATKAAVEEGIVPGGGSALVHAAKELDGNLGLTGDEATGVAIVREALNAPLFWIAANGGLEGSVVVHKVKDSEWGQGFNAATLTYGDLIADGVVDPVKVTRSAVANAASIARMVLTTEASVVEKKDDEPAGSGHGHGHGHGH
- a CDS encoding sigma-70 family RNA polymerase sigma factor encodes the protein MTNTGDGLDAVVGAAIGGDRESIGRLLASIRPLVVRYCRARVGRQERSYASADDVAQEVCLAVLTALPSYRDQGRPFLAFVYGIAAHKVADAHRSAARNRSEPVPEVPDAPETEAGPEQRAMHGELSERMAQLLRVLPAKQREILLLRVVVGLSAEETADAVGSTPGAVRVAQHRALARLRKTLAPEEVV
- a CDS encoding MerR family transcriptional regulator; its protein translation is MAGRLGVAPATLRTWDRRYGLGPSDHTTGRHRRYGPADIARLERMHRALLRGAAPAEAARYARSSTEDTDAPAEPPRRPAHRIGRGLRLPGASRRARGLGRALLAMDAPAAQAVLAEAIAEDGVAAAWDQLAGPVLAALAERELAPVSHLAAQCVRAALATAEVGAPLPAHDNPVLLFSADPAALPPRVLATALVQRGIPATVLLAAFPAEALAALARRLSPAAILFWAADPGQAEPRFFHRVKGRVPMFACGPGWAEAELPDRIRRAGTLAETAARLEASLG